In Ursus arctos isolate Adak ecotype North America unplaced genomic scaffold, UrsArc2.0 scaffold_2, whole genome shotgun sequence, the genomic stretch agcgtctgccttcagctcgggtcatgatgcccaggtcctgggatcgagtcccacatccggctccccctgcttggcgggaagactgcttctccctctccctctgttgcttacccctgcttgtgctctctctccgtctgccctcccacccatccatctgtccacttttttattttattgtgttttgatgCCTGTCAGAGTAATTGCAGAGATCGGGCACTTCACTCTGGCACAGATTCAGGCTatgtattccttttctttctaagcTTTGACTCCTGAGTAATTCATGAAGACATTCCCTttgtaaaagaaaggaaacatcCCGGGAACGTGAACTTGCCTCCACCGCCACTGCCTCAGCCTGACCCTGTGCCTAGGGAAGACCACAGCCAGCCACCCGCAGCATGCCATGTATCTCTACATACCTTTTTCTGAGCTTTGCAAGTGTCTACACGTAGCCATGGAAAGTAAGCATGCTACTATGTtgcaagcttcttttttttttttttaacagaaattgtgATTTCCCGGACATTGTCACCCTGCAGTTTGCTTTTCCACTCAACACCTTCTCGTGTCAGCAGGTGGTACTACCTCACCCCTTTCTGCAGGCTGCAGAGGGGTCCCCAGTAAGAATACATCGTGGGTTTATCTACCCATGCCCCAACCTGATGGACACTGAGGTCGTTTATACCTAGTGTATAAGCTTTTTAAGCTTTTGTCCCGGTTTCTTTGTCTATTTCTGTAAGTGCTCCGTGTTAAAGATCACTTACAGTAGACAACCCCCTAGGGGGTTGGTCCCTGGAGTGTTGGGAGCAGTGGTGAGCTACTGCGGCTGGGATGCTTGGGGCCGATTGGGGACATAGGTGAGGGCACTGCTGGGGACTCACCGCACACGATGTTCTGATTGTCACACTGCCAGGAGTAGCGCTCTATCTTGGGTCTGCAGCCAGCCTGCTCAGCATGTGTGTAGCAGCAGTCGTGCCGATGACAGCACCTGTGGATGGCAGACAGGCGGACCAGCAGGTGGGTCTCTTGGCCATCCTCCTATGCCAGCACTATGGGTCAGTGAGCACACGCAGGGAGCCAGCGTCTTCTGGTGCAAGCTCTATCCCCAAGCATCCCCACCCTGGGGAATAATTTTGCTGACCCCAGTGTGTGGGGTCTGCCCTGGCTCCGTCCCCTGGCCCCTGCCTGTCTCACTCTGTGTCTCTGAGCTCCAGCtcacctgcctcctctctgtgCTGGAAGTGAACCaagccctgcctgcctcctgacTGCGTGGGACTTGCCGTCTGCCTGGGACACTTTCtgcccatccttcctccctccagatCTCAGCTCAAGAACCAGCTCCCATCCCAAGATGTCATCCAGCTCCCGACCGACCTCCCCAGTCTATGACGGTCTCCTGGTTACACCCTCTCATAAAACTGGGTACCTTCCCTTCAGAGCAGGTTTATAACGAGACTGTCATTTTAGGGAGAAGGCTGATGAACATCTGTCCTCCTCACTGGCCAGAGCTCTGTGGGGACAAGACCATGTCTGCCCCACTCTCCACAGTGTCCCCAGCATCCAGCCCCAGGTCTGCTACATTAATAGGACCtcagccatcatcatcatcataataaagATAATTTGCTGTTGAGCAATTCTGAGAAACATCCACAAACGTCCCCAAACCTacccatcattcattcattcattcattcattcactggtaCTGTCTCCATCCAGCCACTAGCCCCACTGTGTCCAGAGCCCTCACTGGGATCTGGCAGGGAGAGGTCAGCCAGATGCCGCTCTGCCCTTAAGGAGCCCCCAgtctggggtggggatggggggaggcagACAAGCCACCAGACACCACATGCATGGTGAGAAGTGCTGGAACGTGGGATAAGAGGAGGGAGACTCCGGGAGTCCGGAAGGGAAACGCCTGAGCTGCATCTGGGAGGTTATATAGGAAGCAGACGACCATGTACCCTGTACGGGAGTCTTGGAAGCAGGAGACTGAGCAAAGACCCGTCTGGAACAGTCAAACCCTCCAAGCAGGGAAGAGACCATCACACTGTGCCCTCCGCCACCTCCTACTAGCTGTGTGCAAATGGGTGAGGGCcctgcctccctgagcctcaggggacagccctcctgcctgcctctgagGATAAGCGAAAGAAAGTCATGGAAAGATATAAACCCACAGCCTTGCCCAGAATAGGTATTTCTCACATGGCAGCAGAGAGCAGTGATTAGGGGCATAAATCCAGCCAAGCTGCCTGGGTTTGGATCCCAGCTGTGGTCccaaacaaattatttaatctctcccgcctcagtgtcctcatctctgaaatgggattGTTGCGAGGACTGAGAGGGCTTCTCAGAACAGTTCCTGGTGCATAATAAGTCTGATtgactttttgttattttttcagcCCAAGTAATTCATCCCATGGCCAGGCTGGGGGGCAGCTGGCACCTGGGGTTTTTCCTCATTGGCCACATCACCCAGGAGGTCCTCTTCCTGGAAGGTTGCGCCGTGTGCTGGGAACTTGCTGGTCCAAACAGAAACCTCAGTTGTGGGTCTTGCCTTATATAGGCCTTAACTACCCCAGGGGGTGAGGGGCCCTCTAAGCCCGGGCCCAAGCATGCACTCACCAGTCGATGGCGTCACGGGGCTGGCCATGGCCACCCAGGCCACAATAGCAGCCATAGCTTATGTAGGCCAGGGGAGTGCGGGTGCCAACACAGCTCATGGTCCCTGCCAGTTCTAGAAGCCCACGCCGGTGCACGTGTGACCTCTGGGAAGCTAGAGGGAAACAAAGGTCAGATGttgcagggcagggcttggggaAGGGCGCTAGTCTGAGAAGCTTGGATGACtgtttgggtttgaatcctgcttcTCCTACTTCCTCGCCATGTGACGTTGGACAACTTACTCAACCTCTccatgccttggtttcctcatttataaaatagggagAATGAAATGACATCATGCATGTAAAGCCCCTGGCACATGACAAGCTCTAACTATTATTAAAGTCTTCAAGGCAGCcctaaaagagaaaacaagtcaCGGAGCCACAGCATCTGAAAGGTCCACcactgggcctttgcacaggcttgCCCCTCTTCCTGGAATGTCCTGATTTCCAATCTCCTGCCCTTGACTACTACAAATGAAATCAAATGGCTAGTCCCACATCAAATGTCTGTCCAGTtgcctgtgctgggcactgggcatCAGAGATGAGCTAAACAGGGTACCTGCCACCAAGGAGGGCTCCCCTGCAAGGGCTTTCCTGTCTGTGGGTCTCCCTTGTCCCCCGCCACACCCTTCCAGAGTCTGGCTCAGGGCCTTTTGTGTCTTCTCTTATTTCCACTGCCCAGGCATGACTTCCTCCCACACAGGACGGCCTGAGCCCAGCCATCTGTCTGGATTCCAGTGTGTCTCTAACACACAGCAGTGCACAGGAAGGGCGACTGGACCCCCtgcatttcacaggtgaggaagagGAGACTGGAGCAGGAAGGCCAACccccatggtcacacagccaaCAAGAACCTGATCTTCCTGGGGGGCTCTGACCCAAGCTTCTGACTTCCAAACCGGTGCACCTTCCTCTTTACCCAATAACGGCAAGGGAAGGAGGCCCACCAGGGTGACAGAGCTGAGAAGCACAATGGGCCCACTGCTTGGGGTCATAGGCCTCCAAACCCCTGTGACAGGGACGTCCAACAATCCCAAAGCAACTCCTCCTTCTAGTGAAGGCAATGAAGGAGTCTGCTCTCTGGCATTGgtcaaaaaaccaaacagaccAACAGTGAGCCTCACCCCATACCAACGACCGTGCTCTGCAATCGACAGGCATCTCCTGTTGTCAACAGCATAGCCTCCTTGTCTCGTGGGCAGCTGTTATCCCACTTAcggatggggagactgaggcttagagatgCACAGGGCTGGCGAGGCTCGGAGCAGAAACTCATACGGGAGCCTGCCTGATTCCTGGGTATCCGCTCTCCACGGCTCGGGGACTGAGGAGCCAGGCCAGGTCTGCGCATTGCATCTGCCCATAAATTCTCATCTCTTTTCATCTAAAACaagttttcaggggcgcctgggtggctctgtctgttaagcgtctgccttcggctcagatcatgatcctcttgggatgagtcctgcatcgggctccctgctcagcagggagcctgcttctccctctccccctgcctgccgctcccccagcttgtgtgcacacactctctgtcaaataaataaataaaatctaaaaaaaaaaaaaattttaaaaacaagttttcatCACCCTGACTTTTTTGAAGAGTTCAGGCCAAAGTTAAACCCATTGTTGTTTTTCCTCGGTGGAAAAAGTAACAtatttgtgggggtgggggaatagagATGagttaagtaaaaagaaaacatagaaactAGTTAAAagtctccccttcctctctgggtGACCAGTCCCCGCTCTCGCAGAACTGGCCAGGTACTGCTCCCAGCTGCCCACGCATCTGCCCGAAACTTCCCGTGGCTCCCACCACCATCCAGATAAAGCTCAGGGGCCTCGCCGCAGCCCCGAGGCTTTGCATGAGcaggcccctcccaccctcccatgTCCTCTCTCGACACCCCCACGCAGACCCTGCTCATCATTAACCTCTCCTCCAGTTGAGTTTCCCATCACGGATGCCC encodes the following:
- the LOC113270877 gene encoding group 10 secretory phospholipase A2, translated to MGPLPPSPPAMLPPLPLLLLLLLLGPALGPSAASQRSHVHRRGLLELAGTMSCVGTRTPLAYISYGCYCGLGGHGQPRDAIDWCCHRHDCCYTHAEQAGCRPKIERYSWQCDNQNIVCGPTKNKCEELLCKCDKEIAYCLAQTKYNLKYLFYPRFLCGKDSPKCD